TAATtataacttttcaaaaaatatagtCCTTAAAAGAGATTTAGAAATAATCTAAATCCTTTATTTTACACAGAATAAAATATCATtgcagtaatcaagacagtattTTATGGTTTGGGGAGCTCTTTCTTGTTACTGTTTGAACATTTGTGTTTATgctaaaattgtaaaatataaagtGAATCTCCTTTATCTATAGCAGCTGAGAGCTGAACTAAACAGATGTCCTCTGAGCAGGCGCAGAAGGCAGACTGAAGCCCATGTTGACCCTCTGGGGCACAGCGGTCAGTTGAGGGATGAAAACGCCACCTTCCGCTTTCTACTCTTCTTTCAGGCTACCTCGCCAGTCGTGAGGAGATTGCTTCTTATTACCACTGTCCTGAGGCACCTCTGGAAGCGAAGGTGAGCCTTATACAAGGTACCAGCTCGGAAGCAATTTAGGGCACACTATATCCCCTTTCCTTGTTTCTGTTCCACAAGGAATAAGTTTCGGGGTGTGGGAAAGAAGCTGAAGATAATTCCCGTTTAGCAATTTGAAGACTTCTAGTATTGTTGGGGTCACTTATCAGGGACTATATTTGGTGTCATTATGATATAATAATGACATCACAAACAACTTACATGGTATCTGTTTCAAGGAGTCTCAAAGAACCCCAAGATCACCTATATTTGATTGCAAAATATCATTTAAGAATAATTCATAAACAACaaacaattacattttaaaatttaacagaaTCTTTTTTGATTTGTAGCTTTTCCCATTCACCTGAAGGTCAttcagagagaaagacagaggaatATGGCATATTGGGTTGGTAGTAGAGACAGGTTTAAATGATGCAATCCTGCTAAGGTTTACCGTGTGGGGTCAGCATTTTCTAGCATAAGAGgtgtgttctttattttctaacaTAAGAGATATATTTCAGAGAAGAGCCAGGCTTCAAATCTCTggccaaaagtaaataaataaccaggTGAAAAAAGTCCAAGGTCAGAAGGCCCTCAGTGAAAGTCTGCTGAATCACGGCCTACCTGTCCTTTCAAAAGTGACTTGTTTTTTTAAGTGGCTAACATTTTTAATGACAGTTAAGATATGGacttatatacacatattaatttcttttggttttggCTTAGTATAGTCCCTCCTACTTTACTTAGAACTTGTTAAAGTAAGTTCATTGTTGTTCCCAACTCATCCATCTGACACTCTTTTCTCCTGTTGCTGCTGGAACCCCTAATGAAAttaaccttttgtttttttccaaaggaTGTTATTCTGACAAGTGGATGCAGTCAGGCTATTGAACTTTGTTTAGCTGTGTTGGCCAACCCAGGGCAAAACATCCTGGTTCCGAGACCTGGTTTCTCTCTGTACAGGACTTTAGCTGAGTCTGTGGGAATTGAGGTCAAACTCTACAACTTATTGGTAAatagcaaaaatttttttttctttttgagacagagtctcacttcatcaccctgagtagagtgccatggcagcatagctcacagcaacctcaaactcttgggttgagagtgagcatagctcacagcaacctcaaacaaatgattgtcttgccttagtttcccatgtagcttggactacaggtgcccagcacaacacctggttaagttttctaattttagtagagaccgagtgtcactcatgctcaggttggtcttgaactcgtgagctgaagcaatccacctgccttggcctcccacagtgctaggattacaggcgtgagccacctcgccagccaacttttaaattttagacttaaGTGCTCAATTACTACCCTGTAAAAATATATGACCATTACCTCAGGAGAGGAAGATCTGGAAGTAGGTGATTGAGGCCAAAGACAGATTTTATTACTTCCATTGCACTCTTGGGTTAAGTGAGTAGTCCCCCTAAATTTTTCACAATCATCTTAATCTCATTCTTGTTTCCTCTCTAGCCAGAGAAGTCTTGGCAAATTGACCTGAAACAACTGGAATCTCTGATTGATGAAAAGACAGCTTGTCTCATTGTCAATAATCCGTCAAACCCCTGTGGGTCAGTGTTCAGTAAAAGTCATCTTCGGAAGATTCTAGCAGGTAAGTTCAGCAGACTTCACAGAGGAGGAGATGGGGACAGAATCCACGAGCTCTGGATTGACGAAAAAGTTTGGAACTTTTCTAGGAGATAGAAAAGGTGGAGATAGAGGGCTCCACCAGCATCTCTAGTCAACAGTGTGCCAAAAGAGTGGTAGGACTTGcctaaaagaaggagaaaaagaaatacttgccTCTCCACTCCCATCATGTAGAAGAGAGTTGAATTGTCTAGTTAATTAAATGGCAGATTTAATCTCTGTACCATGGAAGATGATCAGAAATTTCAGTTCTTAAATAGGAagacaaaacacacaaacataaaaTACAAAGCACAAGAATACCACATGAATATTAAGTGAAAGTGAAAAGGCAATTTACGTTGAAAATAACTTCATCATGTTTCTCTTATTTTCAGTGGCTGCAAGGCAGTGTGTCCCCATCCTAGCTGATGAAATCTATGGAGACATGGTGAGTCTTGGTTAGGATATACAACTATAATAATCTCAACCCCAAATTATTTTATGGGATTTTTAGAGGCAGAAACTGGACTAATCAGAAGTAGCTCCTTTCAGTACAGCAAATCAGCATCCCTGCACTCTCATCAAATATAAATGCCTTAGCCAGTTTTCCAAAACCCAAAGCACTCTAGAAATCCAAAGATTCTTAGAATTCATTTGTTTGCAAAACTTGATTTGACCtgataaaaagatatttgtagaTTTTATGTATCCCACTTAAGGATCTAGATATTTGTTAAGAGTGTAGGGGAGGTGGCAGAAATGTTAACTATTCTTGATTAGGTATGCCATCCTAGATTGCTCTGGGAGATTATATAAAGTACATAAATATGCCACATGGCCTTTCTAAGGTCCAAACCATTCTTCAGTCTGCAACATATCTGGGGCCAGGAATTTCAGATAAGGGACTGGGggcccatattttatttttatttttttttattgttggggattcattgaggttacaataaaccaccatattttatttttaaatctgtaacTCCAATAGTCACTAATTCCATAGAGCCAGATTCTTGGAGTCATACATATTACTGTGGGAGCGTTACTTTCCTCATTTTAGGCTTCCTTTAATCCACACTAGACATCTAATTAAATGTCTTTGGATAGCCCCCTCTGAAGCCTCTGGGAATCCCAATCATGCTTCAGGGTAGGAAGGAGCCTGTTAACCCGAGGCCTCATCCCTAGTGATAGAAGGAAAAGGTCAGGAGGTGTGGGATCTGGGATTCCAGAGGGGAAGTAAGCAAGAACACGAACATACTTGGCACCTCTCTCCTCAGGTGTTTTCAGATTGCAAATACGAACCACTAGCCACCCTCAGCAATGACGTCCCCATCCTGTCCTGTGGAGGGCTGGCCAAGCGCTGGCTGGTTCCAGGCTGGAGATTGGGCTGGATTCTCATCCATGACCGAAGAGACATTTTTGGCAATGAGGTGAGAACAATGTGGTGAAATAGTATATATATTGTAGGGTATTTACTTTTGAGTGACCAAGTAGACTTTttgctcccttttctttttcttggcagTCACTCAACAGGTGTGTGGCAGAGCTGAGCTCCAAACCCAGGTGGTCGAAGAAGGCCATAGGCACTATTGCTTCCCAAGattaaaaatatgatagaaaGAGATCAGAAGAGTCCCCCAAGTAGGCAAAGCTAAATGATGTGTTTCTTGGGGGGACTTTTAGATCCGAGATGGGCTGATGAAGCTGAGCCAGCGGATACTGGGACCCTGTACCATTGTCCAGGGAGCTCTGAAAAGCATCCTGCGTCGTACTCCACAAGAGTTCTACCACAACACCCTAAGCTTCCTCCAGGTAAGGGCAACCCATGGCCTTGCACTTTGGGAGTTTGGGAGCTGGAGAAGGCCACCAGAGTAATTAGGAATAATGAGTTCTAGCTTCTGGAGCCATCTCCCAATATGGGGCTTCCGTATCAGGGGCAGCTGCTGTGTAAGTATCCACCCACACATTTCCCTTACTTCTGGCAATTCACACTGCTCCTGGCCCAACACTTTAAGTGATGGagctttttcttattgattcctCATGACAGAAGATCAAACATAGGTTCCTGGCCTTCAGTGAGGGCTCTATATTTGACAActtggtttttcttttacttaaattttGCTCCTgatttctctctgcctccttttgTAGTCCAATGCTGATCTCTGTTATGGGGCACTGGCTGCTATCCCTGGACTCCAGCCAGTCCGTCCTTCTGGGGCCATGTACCTCATGGTAAGTCTGTGAGTGGCAGGCactagatttatgtatgttataAAGCAGAGGAAGCCAGTCAGCAGGACTGCCACCACTCACAAAGAACCAGCTAGGCTTCTGGGTCAGCCTTATTCTGAATTGTCCCACTGATGTAATTTAACTGTGGTGCTCATAATACTCTTAAAACGACTTAATTCTTCAGTACAGAGAATCACTTAATGTGTAAATATAGGGAATATATAAGATGTTAAGTGAGAGGCTTTCCATTCCACTGTAGTTTTCAACTGGGAGTGATACTGGTTCCCTAGTGGAGTTTAGAAATGTACAGAAAATTTTGTCAGTTTTCAGAATAACCTGGGAgtgctatttattcatttagcattCCTGGTCCACAAAATGGTATTTCCATTTAAACATCCTGCAATTGGTGAGACAGTCCCATGCAATAGAGAATTGTCTGGCCCTACTGCTAAGGTCAGAAGAATGCCAGTGTCTCTTTTGAGAAACACTGGCATTTTATTTCCAGCTTTCACTCCTTGGCATCCAGAAAGGAACTgttcaataaacaaaaaaattaatataaatatatcctCTCCTCCCTGAGGAAAATTCCATGAGTTCATCAATGCTAAGCACTCTGAGTTATTAGTGGTAAAATTCCAAGATACCTTTTAAAGTAGACCCTACTTTAATTTTTGGCACAGGAAATTGGCCTGTTCTCCCTCCTTCTGATAAGTTTGCCTCTCCTTCCTCTTATTGGTATAGGTTGGAATTGAGATGGAACATTTCCCAGAATTTGAGAATGATGTGGAGTTCACGGAGCGGTTAGTTGCTGAGCAATCTGTCCATTGCCTCCCAGCAACGGTGAGTGCTTGTGTCTCTCTTAGGACATTCTTGTTTCTACGGCCCAAAGAGCTCTCTCTGGGTTGGTTTTTAGCCTGACCACCTCTCCTCCAACAAAATGTATTCTAATTTGGTAAAATTCAAACTGATGTGTCTGATGGGCTCCATTTAAAATTTCTCTCCCATCATTATTCCATGCATACTGGGAAGAAAAGTTGCAAACAAACTTTTTAAGTAGGAGGAAATCAAGCTTGTCCCATAAATCTCTTTTAGGATGAGTGAACTCAGTTACTTAGCACTACAGTGATGGGGAATGAATGAGCTGATGACCCTGATAAAATGGCATCATTGCTTCTGGCTGATTAGGGCCCTGGCCATTTTAGGGTAGTGCAATACCAGATTCAATTGCTCTGAAAAATAATAGGCTCTTATTTTTGCAGTGCTTCGAGTATCCGAATTTTTTCCGAGTGGTAATCACCGTCCCTGAGGTGATGATGTTGGAGGCTTGTAGCCGGATCCAGGAGTTCTGTGAGCAGCACTACCATTGTGCTGAAGGGAGCCAGGAGGAGTGTGATAAATAGGCCCTCGTTCATTCTCCCAAGGATGTGTCCTATCTGGGAATGGCTGGTCTGGCCTTACTGCTCCTCAGGGAGTCAGATGGCCCTACTGGGAGAGGGGCTGCAAAAGGACCATGTTACGTGTTCAGGATTGCTCTGCTTTTCCTGTTAAACCCACATACACATTCAATGCAAGAttctcctctccctctgctctACTCGAGTGACTTGCTAATTCATTAATCTGCCCTCCCATGTGATTGCCTCCTTTTTCCCTGAGAGTACCAGGTGAGCAAAGTTCCACAAAGCAGCTGAAATAAGAAAGTAAGAGCTCAGAATGAGAGAAGCAAAAGATCAAGAGAACTTGTACCCTTACCACATACTCTAAGTAAGAACATACTCTCTCCAGTCAGGTCTGAAGCCCAACTCAGTTATTGCCTCACTTCAGGTATAACTCACTTTATGCAATAGAATTGTAACTGGAAAGAAGTTGGGGACACACACATTTGGTTAATTATATTCTAAAGATGTTAGGCAAAGTTTCTATTTAAAGGATTCCTGACAGAAACCTTttcgttgatttttttttttggtaaagaaatgtTTTGTGTTGCAAATAAATATCCTTTAATTGATCAACTACCTAAATTTAGATTTGTGTGCATCAGGCTTTCTTAAAGTGAGGGCACATGTGTGTTACAGAAAGGAGGAAATCAGAGAACCTTCCAGAAAGACTGCTGTTAAGGGCCAGAAATAGCCTCACTTATTGTTATGGAATCATTACTTATGCTGTAATGTTAATATTGATTTATTAATAAGTTATATTATCTTTTCATACGTTTTCTAAGAAACATTTATATAGACAAGGTCCTTTATTTTGCCAAGGGcataaattattgtttttcttctttttttaaaaaataaattttaccaagTATGTGCTGCTGTGATGTGTTTTTTCTCCTCTGCAGGGAAATTTCTAACCCCAGGCACTGCTCAATGTGACTGCTCCATTACCCACtaggtttcatttatttctttgtaaatgtTCTGACTTTTGGAGTTACTTAAGAACCACAATTCCTAAGACATTTTATCTGGGAGCTCAACTTCTGACTTCCTGCTTACAAGGCAAACTTAGAGGCAACAAATTATAACCTCTGGCCCTTGTCTTTATACTTTAAACATTTTGGATCCCTGACATCTAGTCCCAAATTCTGACCCTTGCCTAGATCCACTACCTCTTACTAGGGAAAAAATTTGAACCCGTTCAGCTTGACGCAGCAATGAAAGGTATCCCAGACCTCCTTTCAGCATGAGCTTTTTGTCTGCAAATCCTCCTAGGCACTgttgtctgtttattttttttcctccccatctCCCTTAGAGGAGGGAGCCTAAAGTTACCTTGTAAGGTTGAAGACAGAAATATATCAATCAGGAGATTCCTCACTAAGGGATGTTCTCCTTATGTAGAAGAGGAAACTTAGGTCTCAACCCTGCTAGTCACACCCAAATAATTtcctttacaaaaataaacatcaaacgTCCCCTTCCAATCTAAGTTCAGTGGGATCAGgctaaaatttatcttttaattttcctcAGCAAATCCAAAATGAATATACAATGATTAAGATAATAGAGATTTCAGTTTCCTGTACGTCACCACTGCTGACAAGGTTCCAAAAATGCCTggctcctcttttcctttcttcccatccAATCCCCTAAAGATATCTGTCCAGAAATAAACAGGAATACTTAATGGTTTATACAAGACGTTTTAGATTGACACATTACAGAATTCTACTCAGAATTTCCTTGGTATCTATATTTTGATAAATGAGCCAAATGAACattcaatctttttaaaaaaatacatgcacaccGGACAAATTTCAATTACTGTCCTTTCTCATCCCCGCCCTTCAGCCATTCACTTtcttctttcccaaaggaatCAGTTATTAGTTGCCGGTTCATACTCCAAAATTATTCTGGGCACATGCAAGTGTCTatgaccttttccttttttttttcaaatcaactACTCCTTAACTTTACAATTCTTCCCTATGGAAGTCAAATAACAGATGACATTTCTAAAGTGTCCATCACGTCTCgatgtctctaaataaaaaggaattcCCGGGCGGGGGTTGCTTCCTAACGAGCTTAAAATTAGCAAGAGAGACCGAATCGCCAGTTGTTTCAGCGTCTTGAGACTACAAAACGGTCGGAGGCGAGGCTCTCAAAGCTGTGATTCGCCTTTCTTCCTATGTCGGAGCACCGCCTGCCGGGTAACTGGCGAGCATCTCCGACGTGGTGCAGCATCCAGCCTAGCCCGCAGCAGCCATCAACTCAGGGACCTCGGGAGACGCGCGCCTGCGCAGCGGGCTGCGCTGCCCAGGGCGCACGCGCGGTTGCTGCACTGCGCACGCGCAGACAGTGGGTGGGTGCTCCAGGAGCAGGACCCAAGCGGACCGCGAGAGGGTGTCCCGGTAGCGCCtgctttttcttattgaattctattttgtttcttGGCTCGGCCTCATCTCCCAGATTTGCCCCCTATTTcgagtttccttttctcctttgccCCCGATTTGGGTCTTATCTAGTGGAAGGCTCTCGGGAAGTTGACAGGTCATCCTTGGGAATTGTAAACACCTGTTAATCCTTTCCTAGCTCTAGGCCAGTTTCAGCAAGTCCGGTGAGTTGCAAAGCAGAGCAGAAAATCCCTTTGCCTGGTGTCAGTTTCCTATTGTATGACCCCCTGGAACTTTTCTGCAAAGAATCGTGTCCCTCACGGTCTTGGGTGTCTTACCGTTAGGGTCTCGACTTAGCCACGAATCCACTCCTACGCTCTTGTCAAAGATAAAGCCAGACGCAAGTGGTAAGGACAGATTTTCATCAGTAATATCCTGTTGGAATAGAGAAGAGTTCGGCACAAACTGAACTCAACTTTGGTTTGTACAGAGGTGACAGCCTTTTAAAGGGAGACAGGTGTGGATGACTCTAGAGTCAGAGaagtgaacatttaaaaaaagtggTAAGAGGGGTTGGTTCATGTGAAACGCACCTGGGTTTGTTAAGTGGTTCTCGTGGAAGTTAGGCTCCTACCCTCTCACGGGTGCTGGGAGGCAAGGACCTCATCTTCAGGTGCTGCTTAGAGCAAATAGTGAATTCTTTTGGCTGTCTGAGCTTTTTCAGGCAGGCAGTTTAAGGGGAGTAGGGTCATTATTGGGATATGGCCTTGAGGTGTTAGAAATTATGTGTTTCGTTCAGATCTGTTAAGGTCTAATGGAGAAAAAGCTCAGAGGAGCCTGGCTGGAGTTTGCCAAGGACAGAATCTTTGTCACTTTACATGTTCTGCACATTACTATGCAGATATATTCTCTATGGGCCAAATTGTTTCACAGCACCTGCCAAGGAGACAGTCATTTGCTGACATTTCACGTAGAAGTATATTATGTAAGAAGTGATGCccagtttctcaaaaaaaaaaaaaaaatcagcagaagaACCAACACATGGCATGTCTTAATTTTGTCAGTGTTTCAAACATAGCAAAGAATTCTTGCTCATTCATTATTTGATAACCAAAATTCAgtcccttgatagagtgctgtggcgtcgtaactcacagcaacctcaaactcttgggctcaagctatcctcttgcctcagcctcctgagtagttggaactataggtgcctgccacaacagcatggccatttttagagatgggggatctcgctcttgctcacgttggtctcaaattcttgggcaatccacccacctcagcctcccagaagtgctaggattacaggtgtgagccactgcaccgggccAGCACCGGGCCATTATGATGCCCCATTTTAAAAGTAAACCCACGAGTATGCTCCCTTCTGTggtacatatactaaaattgagACAATACGAAGATTAGCATGGTACTAGAAAACCAAATTAAACGTACATTAAAAGGATTATTCACCAAGTGGGATATATTTCTGAGATGCAAGGACAgttcaacatataaaaaaatcaaacaatatatCACATTAACAGAACGATGTACAAAAACACCATGACCATCTTAACTGTTGCATAAAAATTAAGTTGACAAGATTTGATACCCTTTTGTGATAGAAACTCTctacaaactaggcatagaaggaaacTATGTCTACATAATAAATGTTGTATATGAAAAGCGGACATCTAAGATCATAATAGTGGGAgcctgaaagcttttcctctaacaTCAGGAACATGCCACTCTCATCACTCCCATTCAACATAACGTTGGAAGTGGTAACCAGAGAAATtagacaggaaaaagaaataaaaggcatctgaattagaaaagaagaagtaaaattatctctgttcacAAATGATATAATCTTACATGtaaaaaaccctaaagattccacaCACAACTCCTTAGAACCAGTAActgaattcagcaaagttgtaGGATGTGAAAGCAATATGcaaaaaccaattttttaaaaaatttttcttgaattttgtatttttttagtttgaagtttttttaatttaaattaaattttattattactattatttttagagacagagtgtcactctgtggcccttggcagagtgctgtggcatcacagcttacagtaacctcaaactcttgggctcaagtgaacctcttgccttgTCCCCAAATTatgtgggactataggtgctggccactATGCccgttttatttt
This region of Nycticebus coucang isolate mNycCou1 chromosome 2, mNycCou1.pri, whole genome shotgun sequence genomic DNA includes:
- the TAT gene encoding tyrosine aminotransferase → MDPYVIQMNANGDLPSVLDVHVSLGGRSSVLGKMKGRKARWSVKPSDMSNNTFNPIRAIVDSMKVKPNPNKTMISLSIGDPTVFGNLPTDPEVTQAMKDALDSGKYNGYAPSIGYLASREEIASYYHCPEAPLEAKDVILTSGCSQAIELCLAVLANPGQNILVPRPGFSLYRTLAESVGIEVKLYNLLPEKSWQIDLKQLESLIDEKTACLIVNNPSNPCGSVFSKSHLRKILAVAARQCVPILADEIYGDMVFSDCKYEPLATLSNDVPILSCGGLAKRWLVPGWRLGWILIHDRRDIFGNEIRDGLMKLSQRILGPCTIVQGALKSILRRTPQEFYHNTLSFLQSNADLCYGALAAIPGLQPVRPSGAMYLMVGIEMEHFPEFENDVEFTERLVAEQSVHCLPATCFEYPNFFRVVITVPEVMMLEACSRIQEFCEQHYHCAEGSQEECDK